The bacterium genome includes a region encoding these proteins:
- a CDS encoding glycoside hydrolase family 78 protein has product MNQIINWIWYRPTKNPNNFFLYLRKDFELKNSVEEAAFSVTANSLYMLYVNGTLLGRGPNPGAKNYWYYDTYNVKKYLRKGKNVIAVLAYHYGKDMKNWLNVSIGDAGFLFHGRIRFRKGKSLNIVSDNTWKVKQAQSWEKNTQLISEHRGEYKEIFDANKEIMGWHNIDYDDKLWDSAVLLDKCPISKSTKLLKREIPLFKPVNVFPQNVFMLGYNMAYGHLDNRKWEVENPYNLAQDNDKNTTVRTYKKNQSPSIIIDFGRDVVGHPVVEISESSGGIIDIAYGESLNMTYIDSLIMRKGYQKFSPFRRRACRYLMLTFRNYTRAVDIKRVYFDFIAYPAKEKGSFKCSDNRLNNIWKTAQYTLNLCMQDHYEDCPWREQALYGGDMRSQALFAQYAFGETKLTIKSIRQLARIQDKDGFIPSKGPTSISSGGVIPGYCTYWLVTLVDYYRYTRDIKIIKELYSNISRLMEWFKKQEKDDSIIPELTGRRIYIFIDNLTREIDKEGISTFLQVQYFWALKEAAFLAKEIGENKQSLSWEIMADRLRLKINEKLWDKKKGAYADACHNGKLSSHISQQTNALAVVTGVAEKSKYNSIHKAIFNRKLTEPCRAGYFMFYLIEMLCMMGRRKKAMQRLRTYWGEMIRRGATTFWETHDPETPEGKLPDKKWSLCHAYCAGPLFHLPAEILGIRTKDVGFKKIRISPMIELCEFAKGTVPTTRGNIDVFWERGEKGINVFNLKIPSQTCAKIKLPIQKNVNLSRIYCNNINIKRNIKLTSKNLYFTVEGPKKIDIKIYNQRSIND; this is encoded by the coding sequence ATGAATCAGATAATTAACTGGATCTGGTATAGACCAACAAAAAATCCTAATAATTTTTTTCTGTATCTTAGAAAAGATTTTGAATTAAAAAACTCTGTGGAAGAAGCTGCCTTTTCTGTTACAGCTAACAGTCTGTACATGTTATATGTCAACGGTACTCTTTTAGGTAGAGGGCCTAATCCTGGTGCAAAGAATTACTGGTATTACGATACATATAATGTGAAAAAATATTTAAGAAAAGGTAAAAATGTAATAGCTGTTCTGGCTTATCATTATGGAAAGGATATGAAAAATTGGCTAAATGTCTCAATAGGAGATGCTGGATTCTTATTCCATGGGAGAATAAGATTTAGAAAAGGTAAGTCTTTGAACATTGTAAGCGATAATACATGGAAAGTAAAACAGGCACAATCATGGGAAAAGAACACTCAACTGATTTCTGAACACCGTGGAGAATATAAGGAAATATTTGACGCAAATAAAGAAATTATGGGATGGCATAACATAGATTATGATGATAAATTATGGGATTCTGCTGTGCTTTTAGACAAATGTCCAATTAGTAAGTCAACTAAATTACTAAAACGAGAAATTCCTCTCTTTAAACCTGTTAACGTATTTCCTCAAAATGTATTTATGCTTGGATACAATATGGCTTACGGTCATCTTGATAATAGAAAGTGGGAAGTGGAAAATCCGTATAATCTGGCTCAGGATAATGATAAAAACACAACAGTCAGAACATATAAAAAGAACCAATCTCCTTCTATAATTATCGACTTTGGTAGGGATGTTGTTGGGCATCCGGTTGTTGAAATATCCGAAAGTAGCGGAGGAATTATAGATATTGCCTATGGAGAATCTCTCAATATGACTTATATTGACTCTCTTATTATGAGAAAAGGATATCAAAAATTTTCTCCCTTTAGACGGAGAGCCTGTAGATATCTTATGCTTACCTTTAGAAATTACACACGCGCAGTCGATATAAAAAGGGTGTACTTTGATTTCATTGCTTATCCCGCAAAAGAGAAAGGAAGTTTTAAATGTTCGGATAATAGGTTAAATAATATTTGGAAGACTGCTCAATACACATTAAATCTTTGCATGCAGGACCACTATGAAGACTGTCCATGGAGAGAGCAAGCTTTATACGGAGGAGATATGAGGTCACAGGCATTATTTGCTCAGTATGCATTTGGAGAGACAAAACTTACAATTAAATCTATTCGCCAGCTAGCAAGGATTCAAGACAAGGATGGCTTTATACCAAGTAAGGGTCCAACATCAATATCTTCGGGAGGAGTGATTCCAGGATACTGCACTTATTGGCTGGTAACTTTAGTAGATTATTACCGCTATACAAGAGACATAAAAATAATTAAAGAACTATATAGTAATATTTCTAGACTGATGGAGTGGTTCAAAAAGCAGGAAAAAGACGATTCCATCATACCTGAATTAACTGGTAGAAGGATATATATTTTCATTGATAATCTTACTAGAGAAATAGATAAAGAAGGCATTTCGACTTTTCTGCAAGTTCAATATTTCTGGGCACTAAAAGAAGCAGCTTTTTTAGCAAAAGAGATAGGAGAAAATAAACAATCTCTTAGTTGGGAAATAATGGCTGATAGATTAAGATTAAAAATAAATGAAAAATTATGGGACAAGAAGAAGGGCGCATATGCAGACGCCTGTCATAATGGAAAACTCAGTTCTCATATCAGTCAGCAGACCAATGCATTAGCTGTAGTTACCGGTGTAGCTGAAAAGTCAAAATATAACTCTATCCATAAAGCCATTTTTAATCGTAAGCTCACTGAGCCCTGTAGAGCAGGATATTTTATGTTTTATCTTATTGAGATGCTATGTATGATGGGACGAAGAAAGAAAGCAATGCAGAGGCTGAGAACTTATTGGGGAGAAATGATCAGACGAGGAGCTACAACTTTTTGGGAAACACATGATCCTGAAACTCCTGAAGGTAAGTTGCCGGATAAAAAATGGAGTCTATGTCATGCTTATTGTGCTGGACCCCTATTTCATTTACCTGCCGAGATACTAGGAATAAGAACTAAGGATGTTGGTTTTAAGAAAATTAGAATATCCCCTATGATTGAATTATGTGAGTTTGCCAAGGGAACAGTTCCTACTACAAGAGGAAACATAGATGTTTTTTGGGAAAGAGGTGAAAAAGGAATAAATGTTTTTAACTTGAAGATTCCCTCGCAAACTTGCGCCAAAATTAAACTGCCTATTCAAAAAAATGTAAATTTATCTCGAATTTACTGTAATAATATTAATATAAAGAGAAACATTAAATTAACATCCAAAAACTTATACTTTACCGTAGAAGGGCCAAAGAAGATTGATATTAAAATATATAACCAGAGAAGTATAAATGATTAA
- a CDS encoding metallophosphoesterase: MSTQRKILNWKLVWVGMVILAYNFLCECNMPALHAQESKKHLFSFVVVGCPHLTENRKGELTGVEKFEILLEQINSFQEKPDFMLIAGDIHIRGFKEVYPKIKMPVYVSFGNHESLDARKEFRKMFPDLFRKADYYSFKHKNCLFIQICDAIPIDHFGHLSSEFIFPAWGGSQCEWLEKQLVNNCNKVIHTFIFGHIPPHPQGKDQNEYLAVNDQLYLEKLIRRYKPTALFFAHLHRRLEFKIGDSEVVVVGSSNWHHDKNLPIGFMKVKVFADRIEKEFIPLETKETQKPIGISIISKGSSEWLYTEQYPAEVPPLDSNSRKWHETDYDTSKWLKGGCPFGYGDEPKVTYGTKLSNNQGNYYFRKIFEVKDTLKVSSGILKIASDNAAIVYLNGKTVDRDSLFLHDEFKTNPLGGHEFSYWNREVTLKASLFKKGKNLLAVALYNDQSSSDAYLDLELLGEDSKPEPLALLKGPYLQNLGQDKVTIMWETNIPTIGYVKYGEISCDKQEKEGEKNFSKIHEIILKNLKPATTYQYHVYSQANKVDKELGAKGFFATAPDKNRPFQFVVYGDTRTHYERHKSVIDAMLECPEGKPEFVIHSGDFVENGNEYECWGREFFGPASHLMKNIPLWPCLGNHEQNAQYYFDFFSLPNNERWYSFDYLNARFIQLDSYFSDFKPGSKQFQWLEEELNSCTKQWKFVTLHSPLFTSGPHGALGEDGTKPQEESIAYGQEFLLPLFEKYGVDMVFSGHDHAYERNKKGDIYYIVSGGGGAPNYGKSVKNPYSQVFKSTPHYCLIQINGRKLCMSVWDTQGNQIDSLQIPK; the protein is encoded by the coding sequence ATGTCTACTCAACGGAAAATATTGAACTGGAAATTGGTATGGGTAGGAATGGTCATTTTGGCATATAATTTTCTATGTGAATGTAATATGCCTGCTTTACATGCTCAGGAATCAAAGAAGCATTTGTTTAGTTTTGTAGTAGTAGGGTGCCCGCATCTCACTGAAAACAGAAAGGGCGAGCTAACGGGAGTAGAGAAGTTTGAAATCTTGCTAGAGCAAATAAACTCATTTCAAGAAAAACCTGACTTTATGCTAATTGCAGGAGATATACATATTAGAGGATTTAAAGAGGTATATCCAAAAATTAAAATGCCTGTCTATGTGAGCTTTGGCAATCATGAATCACTAGATGCAAGAAAAGAATTTAGAAAGATGTTTCCTGATCTTTTTAGGAAAGCGGATTATTATTCATTCAAGCACAAGAATTGTCTGTTTATACAGATTTGTGATGCTATCCCCATAGATCATTTTGGGCATCTCAGTTCAGAATTTATTTTCCCTGCTTGGGGAGGAAGTCAATGTGAATGGCTTGAAAAACAATTGGTTAATAATTGCAATAAGGTTATCCACACATTTATTTTCGGGCATATTCCTCCCCATCCCCAAGGTAAAGACCAAAATGAGTATTTAGCAGTAAATGATCAGCTATACCTTGAGAAATTAATTCGAAGATATAAACCTACTGCTTTATTCTTCGCCCATTTGCATAGGAGACTAGAATTTAAGATTGGCGACAGTGAGGTTGTGGTGGTTGGCTCCAGTAATTGGCATCACGACAAGAATTTGCCTATTGGTTTTATGAAAGTAAAAGTGTTTGCAGATAGAATTGAGAAGGAATTTATCCCTTTAGAAACAAAGGAGACACAGAAACCAATCGGGATTTCTATAATCTCTAAAGGCTCTTCAGAGTGGTTATATACCGAGCAATATCCAGCCGAAGTTCCTCCTCTGGATTCAAATTCCAGAAAGTGGCATGAGACAGACTATGACACTTCTAAGTGGCTTAAAGGCGGTTGTCCATTTGGTTATGGAGATGAACCAAAGGTAACATATGGAACGAAATTATCCAATAACCAAGGGAATTACTACTTTAGAAAAATTTTTGAGGTAAAGGATACCCTCAAAGTCAGTTCCGGCATTTTAAAAATTGCCTCTGATAATGCAGCCATTGTCTACCTTAACGGAAAGACGGTAGACAGAGACTCTCTCTTCCTTCATGATGAATTTAAGACCAACCCCCTTGGAGGTCATGAGTTTTCTTATTGGAATAGAGAAGTAACGCTTAAGGCATCTCTTTTTAAAAAAGGGAAAAACCTTCTTGCTGTTGCCCTTTATAATGATCAAAGCAGTTCTGATGCCTATTTGGATTTAGAGTTACTTGGAGAAGATAGCAAACCGGAACCGCTGGCTTTACTCAAAGGCCCTTATCTTCAAAACTTAGGTCAGGATAAGGTAACTATCATGTGGGAAACTAATATCCCTACAATAGGTTATGTGAAATACGGAGAGATTTCTTGTGATAAACAAGAAAAAGAGGGAGAGAAGAATTTCAGTAAAATTCATGAGATTATCCTTAAAAACTTAAAGCCGGCAACTACTTATCAATATCACGTCTATTCCCAAGCAAATAAAGTAGATAAGGAATTAGGGGCTAAAGGATTTTTTGCCACAGCACCAGACAAGAACCGTCCTTTTCAATTTGTAGTGTATGGTGATACTCGTACTCACTATGAAAGGCATAAATCTGTTATAGATGCGATGCTTGAATGCCCGGAAGGAAAGCCTGAGTTTGTTATTCACAGCGGGGATTTTGTTGAAAATGGTAACGAATACGAGTGCTGGGGAAGAGAATTTTTCGGGCCTGCTTCTCATCTTATGAAGAACATTCCACTTTGGCCATGTCTTGGTAACCATGAACAAAATGCACAGTACTATTTTGATTTCTTTTCTCTTCCTAATAATGAACGCTGGTACAGCTTTGATTATCTAAATGCACGCTTCATCCAGCTTGATAGTTATTTCAGTGATTTTAAGCCCGGCAGTAAACAATTTCAATGGTTGGAAGAAGAATTAAACTCATGTACAAAACAGTGGAAGTTTGTTACTCTTCATTCTCCTCTGTTTACATCAGGTCCACATGGAGCTTTGGGGGAAGACGGAACAAAACCTCAGGAAGAGTCGATCGCCTATGGGCAGGAGTTTCTGCTACCACTCTTTGAAAAGTATGGAGTGGATATGGTCTTTTCTGGACACGATCATGCCTATGAGAGAAACAAGAAGGGAGACATTTATTATATCGTATCAGGGGGAGGAGGCGCACCAAATTATGGCAAGAGTGTGAAGAATCCTTACAGTCAGGTTTTTAAATCCACACCTCACTATTGTTTGATTCAGATTAATGGAAGAAAATTGTGTATGAGTGTATGGGATACTCAAGGAAATCAGATTGATTCACTCCAAATACCGAAATGA
- a CDS encoding GntR family transcriptional regulator: protein MINNIDKNSHTPLYIQLEKALRKKISNSLDSDASLGTVNELCKTYDVSAITVKRALKELASAGIIKSIKSKGNFVIRQPYARFKEKTMAFVSYNTLHHVLNPMYAKVFEGAKAALSNEDVFLDFYSMPITSFKDAILSNYIMGFIVVGVRDYAFYETLVRANKNFVLIDVTSNIVPSILTNHQLGGELATEYLIKLGHTNIAIFNGNLEDETFKSRFDGYKKVLKKNNIKLRGSYVIDSLSISQDGKQNCIDKLLHLKPRPTAIFFTADEYVFDFMPVLKKMDISIPKDISIVGYNDLEGASYTKPPLTTIKQPMFEVGQRAASILLNMSDRQKLNNFKPTLIAPTLVERASCRRIKNDI, encoded by the coding sequence ATGATTAATAATATTGATAAAAATAGCCATACTCCTTTATATATACAGTTAGAAAAAGCCCTAAGAAAAAAAATATCAAATTCTTTAGACTCAGATGCTTCATTAGGCACTGTGAATGAACTTTGTAAGACATATGATGTAAGTGCTATTACCGTCAAGCGAGCACTTAAGGAGCTCGCAAGCGCAGGAATTATCAAATCTATAAAAAGCAAAGGTAATTTCGTAATAAGACAACCCTATGCTAGATTCAAAGAAAAAACCATGGCATTTGTGAGTTATAACACCTTGCATCATGTGCTTAATCCAATGTACGCCAAAGTATTTGAAGGTGCTAAAGCAGCTTTATCTAATGAAGATGTGTTTCTTGATTTTTATTCAATGCCTATAACTTCTTTCAAAGATGCCATATTAAGCAATTATATAATGGGGTTTATAGTTGTAGGAGTTCGTGATTATGCCTTTTATGAAACACTTGTTCGGGCAAATAAAAATTTTGTACTTATAGATGTAACATCCAATATTGTTCCCTCCATACTTACGAACCATCAGCTTGGAGGGGAGTTGGCAACAGAATATCTTATTAAACTGGGGCATACTAATATAGCAATTTTTAATGGTAATCTGGAAGATGAAACATTCAAATCGAGATTTGATGGCTATAAGAAAGTTCTTAAGAAAAACAACATAAAATTGAGAGGCAGTTACGTAATAGATAGTTTAAGCATATCACAGGATGGAAAACAAAACTGTATTGATAAACTTTTACACCTTAAACCAAGACCTACAGCAATATTTTTTACTGCTGACGAGTATGTTTTTGACTTTATGCCAGTTTTAAAAAAAATGGATATAAGCATTCCAAAAGATATAAGTATTGTAGGGTATAATGATCTGGAAGGTGCTTCTTATACTAAACCACCTCTTACAACAATAAAACAACCCATGTTTGAAGTTGGACAAAGGGCAGCCAGCATTTTACTTAACATGTCTGACAGACAGAAACTGAATAATTTTAAACCTACTCTAATTGCTCCAACACTTGTCGAAAGAGCATCATGTCGAAGGATTAAGAATGATATATAA